In the Juglans microcarpa x Juglans regia isolate MS1-56 chromosome 6D, Jm3101_v1.0, whole genome shotgun sequence genome, one interval contains:
- the LOC121268892 gene encoding uncharacterized protein LOC121268892, with the protein MGSLVLEGKLLEMFEVGPCGDAYQMGMLIGQRFSSQIRSRLARDLVLRDQLLPFAQTQQAQPLLKALTDNNQKKFPQYWDELLGTAEGSGVPVLDLILINFRKEIVPFLPKTSIMSNIVDAVDDCSDVLIVSDSLAMAAHNEDANVALVGHTYLIKGTLANGPSFIAYTYAGELPSCAFGFNSHGLAFTLNSVPPTKEEIIAGGIGLNFVSRNLLEASDIDDALTRIRSSEVSVGHSYNLIDLKTRKILNVETASRNRISIREIGATPFFHANMYLHLPVQQVQDENSISRQNRAALLPKRSRKELLSILGDTDDAKYPIYMTGPTLYTLCTAVIDLDEQTLSIIEGNPKEEEASHVFVMSAKEFKMPQ; encoded by the exons ATGGGGAGCTTGGTTTTGGAAGGGAAATTGCTGGAGATGTTTGAAGTTGGGCCCTGTGGAGATGCTTACCAGATGGGAATGTTGATAGGCCAGAGGTTTTCTAGTCAAATACGGAGTAGATTGGCCAGAGACCTCGTTCTACGGGACCAACTTCTACCTTTTGCCCAAACCCAACAAGCACAACCACTTCTCAAAGCACTCACAGACAATAATCAAAAGAAGTTTCCACAATACTGGGATGAGCTCCTTGGGACAGCTGAGGGAAGCGGAGTGCCTGTTCTGGAT CTAATACTAATCAACTTCAGGAAAGAGATTGTTCCCTTTCTTCCAAAGACTTCAATAATGTCCAATATTGTTGATGCTGTAGATGATTGCTCTGATGTTCTTATCGTTAGTGATTCATTGGCGATGGCAGCACACAACGAGGACGCAAATGTTGCCCTAGTTGGACACAC CTATTTGATAAAAGGCACGCTTGCAAATGGACCGTCTTTCATTGCTTACACATATGCAGGAGAGCTCCCAAGCTGTGCCTTTGGATTCAACAGTCATGGATTG GCATTTACATTAAATTCAGTACCCCCAACTAAAGAGGAGATTATAGCTGGTGGCATTGGACTTAACTTCGTTTCCCGCAATCTCCTCGAAGCATCAGACATTGATGATGCATTGACT AGAATTCGTTCTTCAGAAGTTTCTGTGGGACATAGTTATAATCTGATTGACTTAAAAACTCGTAAGATTCTAAACGTTGAGACCGCATCAAGGAATCGGATTTCCATCAGAGAGATTGGAGCAACACCATTTTTCCATGCTAATATGTATCTCCATCTTCCTGTTCagcag GTACAGGATGAAAATTCCATAAGCAGGCAAAACAGAGCGGCTCTGCTAccaaaaagatcaagaaaagaATTGCTGTCAATTCTTGGAGATACGGACGATGCAAAGTACCCCATCTACATGACAG GTCCAACACTTTATACACTATGTACGGCTGTAATCGATCTGGATGAACAAACACTATCAATTATTGAGGGGAATCCAAAGGAAGAGGAAGCTTCTCATGTATTCGTTATGTCAGCAAAAGAGTTCAAGATGCCTCAATAA